A genomic window from Corynebacterium fournieri includes:
- the coaE gene encoding dephospho-CoA kinase: MKKVGLTGGIGSGKSTVARLLANAGFPVVDADQIAREIMEPGSPVLERVAEEFGADILDDEGVLDRSELARRAFASKEATERLNAITHPAIRAESERRFAAAETAGETAVIYDMPLLVDLGLHSGMDLTVVVDVDVEERVRRLVEKRGLDEADARARMGQQIDDATRLAAADVVIDNSGSLDALEPQVAALVERIRG, translated from the coding sequence ATGAAGAAAGTAGGCCTCACGGGCGGCATCGGCAGCGGGAAATCGACGGTTGCGAGGTTGCTTGCCAACGCCGGATTTCCGGTCGTGGACGCGGACCAGATCGCGCGCGAGATCATGGAACCCGGCTCCCCAGTGCTGGAGAGGGTCGCCGAAGAGTTCGGCGCCGACATCCTCGACGACGAAGGCGTGCTCGACCGCTCGGAGCTGGCCCGGCGGGCGTTTGCGTCGAAGGAGGCCACGGAGCGGCTCAACGCCATTACACACCCGGCGATCCGCGCGGAGTCGGAACGCCGGTTCGCCGCGGCGGAGACGGCGGGGGAGACCGCGGTGATCTATGACATGCCGCTGCTGGTGGATCTCGGGTTGCACTCCGGGATGGATTTGACCGTTGTGGTGGATGTGGACGTTGAGGAGAGGGTCCGAAGGCTCGTCGAGAAGCGGGGGCTCGATGAGGCTGACGCACGCGCGAGGATGGGCCAGCAGATCGACGACGCGACTCGGTTAGCAGCCGCGGATGTGGTGATAGACAACAGCGGCTCGCTGGACGCGCTTGAGCCTCAGGTCGCCGCCTTAGTCGAGCGCATCAGGGGTTAG
- a CDS encoding HelD family protein codes for MQETEQTYVDQLFAHLDAEVARAQARLDEVQRDVDPDNPDSDALVRRETEYHGLNAKLDALNVAETGLVFGRIDVADDDPENAVPGRPDLERRYIGRMGMDDRSDNYRTLLLDWRAPLARPFYLATTAHPEGVETRRNIRMRGRTVTAVDDEVLSGDGAETSTAGVGSEAALRRAMNEARTGHMRSIVETIQREQDEIIRDSTRGVMVVQSGPGTGKTAVALHRIAYLLYTWREQLTRTGVLVVGPNATFLEYISRVLPELGETGVVLSTIEQLVPGFAPTGEDTIAAREVKGSAEMVTILKRAVQAYETLPEAPVRLTFDAVPVEATPQMIKAARTRARRSRRPHNQARAHFAEHLTQLLAEALARRIGEDPLGGANLLSDADVDQLHDDLADDPQVVKLIDTHFPELDPVEVLDALLTDRDAIADVARDYDDYTRAALYREPGSPFTSADTALVDELAVLVGTVDTEEQRRKEEQEWRELVAEAEGALDVLASSESTDNDDDQFEAEILSAADVIDAETLASRQRETDTRSTAQRARSDQTWAYGHVIVDEAQELSPMEWRMVFRRCPSRWMTLVGDTAQTSSPAGVDDWTGALEPFVGERFRLHELTVNYRTPKEIADYAAEILAEIDPDATVPEAIRESGVPVEFVDGPEDVVKWDGLTAVIDADNVGEMKGLEFDNVVVVSPGKIKEASPQGWQDLYVAVTRATQTLTVVGD; via the coding sequence ATGCAGGAAACAGAGCAAACATACGTAGATCAGCTTTTCGCGCACCTCGATGCGGAGGTTGCGCGCGCTCAGGCTCGCTTGGACGAGGTGCAGCGCGACGTTGATCCGGATAACCCCGATTCGGACGCGCTGGTGCGCCGCGAAACGGAGTACCACGGCCTGAACGCGAAGCTCGACGCGCTCAATGTCGCGGAAACCGGTTTGGTCTTCGGCCGGATCGACGTCGCCGACGACGACCCGGAAAACGCGGTGCCGGGACGGCCGGACTTGGAGCGTCGCTACATCGGGCGCATGGGCATGGACGACCGCTCGGACAATTACCGCACGCTTTTACTGGACTGGCGCGCTCCCCTGGCGCGTCCGTTTTACCTTGCCACTACGGCGCACCCGGAAGGAGTAGAAACGCGGCGCAACATTCGCATGCGCGGCCGCACGGTCACTGCGGTCGACGACGAGGTGCTCTCCGGCGACGGCGCGGAGACTTCCACTGCGGGTGTGGGTTCTGAGGCTGCGCTGCGGCGCGCGATGAATGAGGCCCGCACGGGGCACATGCGATCCATCGTGGAGACGATCCAGCGCGAGCAAGACGAGATCATTCGCGACTCCACACGCGGCGTCATGGTGGTCCAGAGCGGGCCAGGCACCGGCAAGACCGCAGTGGCGCTGCACCGCATCGCTTACCTTTTGTACACCTGGCGCGAGCAGCTCACCCGCACCGGCGTGCTTGTGGTTGGGCCGAACGCGACGTTTTTGGAGTACATCTCCCGCGTGCTGCCGGAGCTCGGCGAGACGGGTGTGGTGCTCAGCACCATCGAGCAGCTCGTGCCGGGCTTCGCTCCGACGGGCGAGGACACCATCGCCGCACGCGAGGTGAAGGGATCCGCCGAGATGGTGACCATACTGAAACGGGCCGTCCAGGCGTACGAGACGCTGCCTGAGGCGCCGGTGCGCCTGACGTTCGACGCTGTTCCTGTGGAGGCCACCCCGCAGATGATCAAGGCTGCGCGCACGCGGGCGCGCCGCTCCCGCCGGCCGCACAACCAGGCCCGGGCGCACTTTGCGGAGCACCTCACACAGCTGCTCGCCGAGGCGCTCGCACGCCGCATCGGTGAAGACCCGTTGGGCGGGGCGAACCTGCTCTCCGACGCGGACGTTGACCAGCTTCACGACGACCTCGCGGACGACCCGCAAGTGGTCAAACTCATCGACACGCATTTCCCCGAGCTCGACCCGGTGGAGGTGCTGGACGCGCTGCTGACGGACCGCGACGCCATCGCCGACGTGGCCCGCGACTACGACGACTACACCCGCGCCGCGCTCTACCGCGAACCCGGCTCGCCGTTCACCAGCGCGGATACCGCGCTCGTCGATGAGCTGGCCGTGCTCGTCGGCACTGTCGACACAGAGGAACAGCGCCGGAAGGAAGAGCAGGAGTGGCGCGAGCTCGTCGCCGAGGCTGAAGGGGCGCTCGACGTCCTGGCATCGTCCGAATCCACCGACAACGACGACGACCAGTTTGAGGCCGAGATCCTTTCCGCCGCCGACGTGATCGACGCGGAAACGCTGGCCAGCCGCCAGCGGGAAACGGACACCCGCTCGACCGCCCAGCGCGCACGATCAGACCAGACATGGGCCTACGGGCACGTGATCGTGGACGAGGCACAGGAGCTCTCACCGATGGAGTGGCGCATGGTGTTCCGCCGCTGTCCCTCGCGCTGGATGACGCTGGTGGGCGATACCGCCCAAACCTCCTCCCCCGCCGGCGTGGACGATTGGACCGGTGCCCTCGAGCCGTTTGTGGGCGAGCGCTTCCGCCTCCACGAACTCACCGTGAACTACCGCACTCCGAAGGAGATCGCGGACTACGCCGCGGAGATCCTCGCGGAGATCGACCCGGACGCCACAGTCCCGGAGGCCATCCGTGAATCGGGTGTGCCGGTGGAGTTTGTGGACGGACCGGAGGACGTCGTCAAGTGGGACGGCTTGACCGCGGTGATCGACGCGGACAACGTCGGCGAGATGAAGGGCCTCGAGTTCGACAACGTGGTTGTGGTCAGCCCCGGCAAAATTAAAGAGGCCTCGCCACAGGGGTGGCAAGACCTCTACGTTGCCGTCACCCGCGCCACGCAGACGCTGACGGTGGTCGGCGACTAA
- a CDS encoding DUF4259 domain-containing protein — protein sequence MGTWDTGPFDNDPAYDAVTALVNGTFRMDQFRFECGLGSLGTDEAQSVIALAAVINGYSPAEFEGAVNYPFTLDDKRWIRRRAQAALRPGGSALYSMWEDAGELEQWLAAARKYTSKPRFRIVADA from the coding sequence ATGGGAACGTGGGATACGGGGCCGTTCGACAACGACCCTGCGTACGACGCCGTGACCGCACTGGTCAACGGCACGTTCCGCATGGACCAGTTCCGCTTCGAGTGCGGACTCGGATCACTGGGCACCGACGAAGCGCAGTCCGTCATCGCCCTTGCCGCCGTGATCAACGGCTACTCGCCCGCCGAGTTCGAGGGTGCGGTGAATTATCCCTTTACTCTCGACGACAAGCGCTGGATCCGCCGCCGCGCCCAAGCCGCACTGCGCCCGGGCGGATCCGCGCTGTACTCCATGTGGGAGGACGCGGGCGAGCTTGAGCAGTGGCTCGCCGCGGCGAGGAAGTACACCTCGAAGCCTCGGTTCAGAATCGTGGCCGACGCGTAG
- a CDS encoding YkvI family membrane protein: MWKRSLAVAASFVGIVVGAGFASGMEALQYFVAYGTNGFYGVILASVTMLLAATAFMTFGSYFLAREHNEVFYSVASKPAAFIMDWSAVACMFSVGFVMFAGAGSNLQQSFGWQIWVGAVAMLTLMLIVGRFDVDKVSSVIGWATPLLVVFVLIGSIYSFTQVDVSWGEVNDYAQREVTRADGTPYWWLGALNHTGLNALCGVSMALVMAGDEFDTKSSRFGGLIGGVIYAVMLALLVASLLLQVESVNGADMPLLAVIDNVDPVLGFIMTWVIFLMVFNTCLGMLYALAKRLTRSKPERFYPVYAIACVVGFGLSFAGFQPLVNSLYPVLGYLGLFVMAVMTVVYLRHRDELKDEGERRAQAVEADTDKEVDELADESNLEDDEFKDAVQEEADAAEEKEKNRSLNDLL, encoded by the coding sequence ATGTGGAAACGCAGCCTCGCAGTCGCTGCATCGTTTGTTGGCATCGTCGTCGGTGCCGGGTTCGCCTCGGGCATGGAGGCACTGCAGTACTTTGTCGCGTACGGCACCAACGGCTTCTACGGCGTGATCCTGGCAAGCGTGACCATGCTGCTTGCAGCCACCGCCTTCATGACCTTCGGCTCATACTTCCTCGCACGAGAACACAACGAGGTCTTCTACAGCGTCGCCTCCAAGCCGGCGGCGTTCATCATGGACTGGTCCGCAGTTGCCTGCATGTTCTCCGTCGGGTTTGTCATGTTCGCCGGAGCGGGCTCCAACCTCCAGCAATCCTTCGGATGGCAGATCTGGGTCGGCGCGGTTGCCATGCTGACACTGATGCTGATCGTGGGCAGGTTCGATGTGGACAAGGTCTCTTCGGTCATCGGGTGGGCCACTCCCCTGTTGGTTGTGTTTGTGCTGATCGGCAGCATCTACTCCTTCACGCAAGTGGATGTCAGCTGGGGCGAAGTCAACGACTACGCGCAGCGTGAAGTGACACGCGCAGACGGCACCCCGTACTGGTGGCTGGGCGCGCTAAACCACACCGGCCTCAACGCCCTGTGCGGCGTGTCGATGGCGCTGGTTATGGCTGGCGATGAATTCGACACGAAAAGCTCGCGCTTCGGCGGGCTGATCGGCGGCGTGATCTACGCGGTCATGCTGGCCCTGCTTGTCGCCTCCCTGCTTCTCCAGGTCGAGTCCGTCAACGGGGCGGACATGCCGTTGCTCGCAGTGATCGACAATGTGGATCCCGTCCTCGGCTTCATCATGACGTGGGTCATCTTCCTGATGGTGTTCAACACCTGCCTGGGCATGCTCTACGCGCTGGCAAAGCGGTTGACCCGCAGTAAGCCGGAGCGCTTCTACCCCGTCTACGCCATCGCTTGCGTCGTCGGCTTCGGGCTTTCTTTCGCGGGCTTCCAGCCGCTGGTCAACAGCCTGTACCCCGTGTTGGGATACCTCGGCCTGTTCGTGATGGCCGTGATGACGGTGGTGTATCTCCGACACCGCGACGAACTCAAGGACGAAGGCGAGCGCCGCGCCCAAGCAGTCGAAGCGGACACCGACAAAGAGGTCGACGAGCTGGCGGACGAATCCAACCTTGAAGATGACGAATTCAAAGACGCCGTCCAAGAAGAAGCGGATGCCGCGGAAGAGAAGGAGAAGAACCGCTCGCTCAATGACCTGCTGTAG
- the rpsA gene encoding 30S ribosomal protein S1, with product MRTSNAPQVAINDIGGPEEFLAAVDASIKYFNDGDIVTGTVVKVDHDEVLLDIGYKTEGVILTRELSIKHDVDPEDVVEVGDEIDALVLTKEDKEGRLMLSKKRAQYERAWGTIEELQANDQPVTGTVIEVVKGGLILDIGLRGFLPASLVEMRRVRDLDPYIGQELEAKIIELDKHRNNVVLSRRAYLEETQSAVRSDFLHQLQKGQVRKGVVSSIVNFGAFVDLGGVDGLVHVSELSWKHIDHPSEVVAVGDEVTVEVLDVDLDRERVSLSLKATQEDPWRVFARTHAVGQIVPGKVTKLVPFGAFVRVEEGIEGLVHISELAQRHVEVPDQVVNVGEEVMVKVIDIDLDRRRISLSLKQADEDYVEEFDPSRYGMADSYDEQGNYIFPEGFDPETNEWMEGYDEARQQWEARYAEAERRHQAHTAQIERHRAAAAEAAEREGDQANYSSESAAAAPAADQAEENIGSLASDEQLAALRDKLAGN from the coding sequence ATGCGCACTTCCAACGCACCCCAGGTTGCCATCAACGACATCGGTGGCCCTGAGGAATTCCTCGCCGCAGTTGACGCGTCCATCAAGTACTTCAACGATGGCGACATTGTCACCGGCACCGTGGTCAAGGTTGACCACGATGAGGTCCTGCTCGACATCGGTTACAAGACCGAGGGCGTCATCCTGACCCGCGAGCTGTCCATCAAGCACGACGTCGACCCGGAAGACGTGGTCGAGGTCGGCGATGAGATCGACGCGCTTGTCCTGACCAAGGAGGACAAGGAAGGCCGCCTGATGCTGTCCAAGAAGCGTGCGCAGTACGAGCGCGCTTGGGGCACCATCGAGGAACTGCAGGCCAACGACCAGCCGGTTACCGGTACGGTCATCGAGGTCGTCAAGGGCGGCCTCATCCTCGACATCGGCCTGCGCGGCTTCCTGCCGGCATCGCTGGTTGAGATGCGCCGCGTGCGCGACCTGGATCCGTACATCGGCCAGGAGCTCGAGGCGAAGATCATCGAGCTGGACAAGCACCGCAACAACGTGGTCCTGTCCCGCCGCGCTTACCTGGAGGAGACCCAGTCCGCGGTCCGCTCCGACTTCCTGCACCAGCTGCAGAAGGGTCAGGTCCGCAAGGGCGTCGTGTCCTCCATCGTCAACTTCGGTGCGTTCGTCGATCTCGGCGGCGTCGACGGCCTGGTGCACGTCTCCGAGCTGTCCTGGAAGCACATCGACCACCCGTCCGAGGTTGTCGCTGTCGGCGACGAGGTCACCGTCGAGGTGCTCGACGTCGATCTCGACCGCGAGCGTGTCTCCCTGTCGCTGAAGGCGACCCAGGAGGATCCGTGGCGCGTGTTCGCCCGCACCCACGCTGTGGGCCAGATCGTCCCGGGCAAGGTCACCAAGCTGGTTCCGTTCGGCGCGTTCGTCCGCGTCGAGGAGGGCATCGAGGGCCTCGTCCACATCTCCGAGCTGGCGCAGCGCCACGTGGAGGTCCCGGACCAGGTTGTCAACGTCGGCGAAGAGGTCATGGTCAAGGTCATCGACATCGACCTGGACCGTCGTCGCATCTCCCTGTCCCTCAAGCAGGCTGACGAGGACTACGTCGAAGAGTTCGATCCGTCCCGTTACGGCATGGCCGACTCCTACGACGAGCAGGGCAACTACATCTTCCCGGAGGGCTTTGACCCGGAGACCAACGAGTGGATGGAGGGCTACGACGAGGCTCGTCAGCAGTGGGAGGCACGCTACGCCGAGGCGGAGCGTCGCCACCAGGCTCACACCGCTCAGATCGAGCGTCACCGCGCCGCTGCCGCCGAGGCTGCGGAGCGCGAGGGCGACCAGGCTAACTACTCCTCCGAGTCTGCAGCTGCGGCTCCGGCAGCTGACCAGGCTGAGGAGAACATCGGCTCGCTGGCTTCCGACGAGCAGCTCGCCGCTCTGCGCGATAAGCTCGCTGGCAACTAG
- the uvrB gene encoding excinuclease ABC subunit UvrB has protein sequence MAFAAEHPVLAQSEFRPVGEIERREKPFEVVSEYNPSGDQPHAIAELDERLNRGERDVVLMGATGTGKSATAAWLIEKQQRPTLVMAPNKTLAAQLANELRQLLPNNAVEYFVSYYDYYQPEAYIAQTDTYIEKDSSINDDVERLRHSATSALLSRRDVVVVSSVSCIYGLGTPQSYLDRSIVLRTGEEVERDRFLRLLVDVQYERNDIDFKRGTFRVKGDTVDIIPAYEEVAVRVEFFGDEVDSLYYIHPLTGDVISQEDEVRIFPATHYVATDERMEKAIEAIKEELADRLEELESKGKLLEAQRLRMRTEYDLEMIQQVGFCSGIENYSRHMDGRPAGSAPATLIDYFPEDFLTIIDESHVTVPQIGGMFEGDMSRKRNLVEFGFRLPSAVDNRPLTFDEFESRVGQSVYMSATPGDYELEAAQGEFVEQVIRPTGLVDPKVTVKPTKGQIDDLIDEIRTRTAKDERVLVTTLTKRMAEDLTDYLLDNGIKVRYLHSDIDTLQRVELLRQLRLGEYDVLVGINLLREGLDLPEVSLVAILDADKEGFLRSTKSLIQTIGRAARNVSGEVIMYADQVTESMQEAIDETERRREKQIAYNEEHGIDPQPLRKAIADILDQVYEDADADAQTSLSSDTAVAQRPDVSNMASDEVQKLIDDLTVQMREAAGELKFELAGRLRDEIADLKRELRGIKDTGN, from the coding sequence ATGGCTTTTGCTGCTGAACACCCAGTCCTCGCCCAATCCGAATTCCGCCCAGTCGGCGAGATCGAGCGGCGCGAGAAGCCTTTCGAGGTCGTCTCCGAGTACAACCCGTCCGGCGACCAGCCTCACGCGATCGCCGAGCTGGACGAGCGGCTCAACCGCGGCGAGCGCGACGTGGTCCTCATGGGCGCGACCGGCACCGGCAAGTCCGCCACCGCGGCGTGGCTGATTGAAAAGCAGCAGCGCCCCACGCTGGTCATGGCGCCGAACAAGACGCTGGCCGCGCAGTTGGCCAACGAGCTGCGCCAGCTGCTGCCCAACAACGCGGTGGAGTACTTCGTGTCGTATTACGACTACTACCAACCGGAGGCCTACATCGCGCAGACGGACACCTACATTGAGAAGGACTCGTCCATCAACGACGACGTGGAGCGCCTGCGCCACTCCGCCACGTCCGCGCTTTTGAGCCGCCGCGACGTCGTGGTGGTCTCCTCGGTGTCCTGCATCTACGGTTTGGGCACGCCGCAGTCCTACCTGGACCGCTCCATCGTCTTGCGCACCGGTGAGGAGGTGGAGCGCGACCGCTTTCTGCGCCTGCTGGTGGATGTGCAGTACGAGCGCAACGACATCGACTTCAAGCGCGGCACGTTCCGCGTCAAGGGCGACACCGTAGATATCATCCCCGCCTACGAAGAGGTCGCTGTGCGCGTGGAGTTTTTCGGCGACGAGGTGGATTCGCTGTACTACATCCACCCGCTGACCGGTGACGTGATCAGCCAGGAAGACGAGGTCCGGATCTTCCCGGCGACCCACTACGTGGCCACGGACGAGCGCATGGAAAAGGCGATCGAGGCCATCAAGGAAGAGCTCGCGGACCGCTTGGAGGAGCTGGAGAGCAAGGGCAAGCTGCTCGAGGCGCAGCGGCTGCGCATGCGCACCGAATACGACCTGGAGATGATCCAGCAGGTCGGCTTCTGCTCCGGCATCGAGAACTACTCGCGCCACATGGACGGGCGCCCGGCCGGTTCGGCGCCGGCGACGCTGATCGACTACTTCCCGGAAGACTTCCTCACCATCATTGACGAGTCCCACGTCACCGTGCCGCAGATCGGCGGCATGTTCGAAGGCGACATGTCCCGCAAACGCAACCTTGTGGAGTTCGGATTCCGCCTCCCCTCGGCCGTGGACAACCGCCCGCTGACTTTCGACGAGTTCGAGTCGCGCGTGGGGCAGAGCGTGTACATGTCCGCCACCCCCGGCGACTACGAGCTGGAGGCTGCGCAAGGCGAGTTTGTGGAGCAGGTGATCCGCCCGACTGGCCTGGTGGACCCGAAGGTGACCGTCAAGCCGACGAAGGGCCAGATCGATGACCTGATCGACGAGATCCGTACCCGCACCGCCAAGGACGAGCGTGTGCTGGTGACCACGCTGACCAAGCGCATGGCGGAGGACTTGACGGACTACCTGCTCGATAACGGCATTAAGGTGCGCTACCTGCACTCCGACATTGACACCCTGCAGCGCGTGGAGTTGTTGCGCCAGCTGCGCCTGGGCGAGTACGACGTGCTGGTGGGCATCAACCTGCTGCGCGAGGGCCTCGACCTGCCCGAGGTCTCTTTGGTGGCCATCTTGGACGCGGACAAAGAGGGCTTTTTGCGCTCCACAAAGTCGCTCATCCAGACCATCGGCCGCGCGGCGCGAAACGTCTCCGGCGAGGTCATCATGTACGCCGACCAGGTCACCGAGTCCATGCAGGAGGCCATCGATGAGACCGAGCGCCGCCGCGAGAAGCAGATCGCGTACAACGAGGAGCACGGCATCGACCCGCAGCCGCTGCGCAAGGCCATCGCCGATATCTTGGACCAGGTCTACGAGGACGCTGACGCCGACGCGCAGACGAGTCTCAGCTCCGACACTGCGGTCGCGCAGCGGCCCGACGTGTCCAACATGGCCTCCGACGAGGTGCAAAAGCTTATCGACGACCTGACGGTCCAAATGCGCGAAGCCGCTGGAGAGCTCAAATTTGAGCTGGCCGGGCGACTCAGAGACGAGATTGCTGATCTGAAGCGCGAGCTGCGTGGTATTAAAGACACAGGGAATTAG
- a CDS encoding universal stress protein, with translation MHTYKSIAVGTDGSATSMVAVRAAASLARVYGAELTIICAHYTASGSMLNSTNAELSRVDIVTATNAREILRKADEIAKEEQASKVNLVSKGGQPANVLVEAVTEYGVDLLVVGNKGMRSMAGRIFGNIPGNVAKKAPVDVMLVDTRAEGHD, from the coding sequence TTGCACACCTACAAGTCGATCGCTGTCGGCACCGACGGCTCCGCTACCTCCATGGTCGCTGTGCGCGCCGCTGCTAGCTTGGCCCGCGTCTACGGCGCCGAGCTGACGATTATCTGTGCGCACTACACCGCGTCCGGGTCGATGCTGAACTCCACCAACGCCGAGCTGTCCCGCGTGGACATCGTCACCGCGACCAATGCGCGCGAGATTCTGCGCAAGGCCGACGAGATTGCCAAGGAGGAGCAGGCAAGCAAGGTCAACTTGGTGTCCAAGGGCGGCCAGCCTGCGAACGTGCTGGTCGAGGCCGTCACAGAGTACGGCGTGGACCTGCTTGTCGTGGGCAACAAGGGCATGCGCTCGATGGCCGGCCGCATCTTCGGCAACATCCCCGGCAACGTGGCCAAGAAGGCTCCGGTGGACGTGATGCTGGTGGATACCCGGGCAGAGGGGCACGACTAA
- a CDS encoding universal stress protein, with product MADTPYKTIVVGSDGSKSSLLAVERAAKLAAAFGSTLVIGTAYYENEEEAAKTLRQDSVTILGDQKALENLEGAADHARAAGAPDVQTATRPGTPVQALMAIVNDNKADLLVVGNRGINSLTGRLLGSVPADVARQSDCDVMIVHTVS from the coding sequence ATGGCGGATACTCCGTACAAGACCATCGTCGTCGGCTCCGACGGCTCCAAGTCCTCGCTGCTGGCTGTTGAGCGCGCCGCGAAGCTGGCGGCCGCGTTCGGCTCCACCCTCGTCATTGGTACTGCCTACTACGAGAACGAGGAGGAGGCCGCGAAGACCCTGCGCCAGGACTCCGTGACCATCCTGGGCGACCAGAAGGCGCTGGAGAACCTCGAAGGCGCTGCGGATCACGCACGTGCCGCTGGCGCTCCGGATGTGCAGACCGCAACCCGCCCGGGCACCCCGGTGCAGGCACTGATGGCGATCGTCAACGACAACAAGGCCGACCTGCTCGTCGTGGGCAACCGCGGCATCAACTCCCTGACCGGCCGCCTGCTGGGCTCCGTGCCGGCGGACGTCGCGCGTCAGTCCGACTGCGACGTCATGATCGTCCACACCGTGAGCTAA
- a CDS encoding MBL fold metallo-hydrolase: MLELRRISVSDMDNNCYLLCDQGQGLLIDAASHAPDLLSLSDDAGVKITAVVTTHRHHDHTRALVEVLEATGAKHYAPFLDAPALPAPADVELRDGDTIEFVGHRLPVTILRGHTPGGACVTAELDGTPNLFVGDSLFPGGLGKTQSEGDFVRLFNDVKEKIFDVYPDEAVVWPGHGAPTTLGQERPHLGDWWDRRW; the protein is encoded by the coding sequence ATGCTTGAATTGCGCCGCATCTCCGTTTCCGACATGGACAACAACTGTTACCTGCTGTGCGATCAGGGGCAGGGGCTGCTTATCGACGCAGCTTCGCACGCCCCCGACCTGCTCTCGCTCTCCGACGACGCAGGTGTGAAAATCACGGCGGTGGTGACCACCCACCGCCACCACGACCACACCCGCGCCCTCGTGGAGGTACTCGAGGCCACTGGCGCGAAGCACTACGCCCCCTTCTTGGACGCGCCTGCTCTTCCGGCGCCCGCCGATGTGGAGTTGCGCGACGGCGACACCATCGAGTTCGTCGGCCACCGCCTGCCGGTGACCATCCTGCGCGGCCACACCCCGGGCGGGGCTTGCGTCACGGCAGAGCTCGACGGCACGCCAAACCTTTTCGTGGGTGACTCGTTGTTTCCCGGCGGGTTGGGCAAGACCCAATCCGAAGGCGACTTCGTGCGGTTGTTCAACGACGTCAAGGAGAAGATCTTCGACGTCTACCCTGACGAGGCGGTTGTCTGGCCCGGCCACGGCGCTCCCACCACGCTCGGGCAGGAGCGTCCGCACCTGGGCGACTGGTGGGATCGGCGCTGGTAA
- a CDS encoding DoxX family membrane protein codes for MIRKIARPMLASVYVIDGVETLLNPAGHKDSSDSVLKKLRAVTPREYRGFLPKSPETAAQIVGATKAGAGASFAIGKFPRLSAALLAATALPTIAGRHAFWEAEDDDEKARRRTGALTDLGLAGGVLLATVDTAGKPDMKWRAQHAAQTAQKNVKQALPTKSETEKAWNKASDWFSDTTDQVTDYVDDNKGDWKKKASKAGDAANDWLGDAKKQASHFLSDAGDWLDDAAEKASEKAEDTYDDLKPSKIQQFKAKRKVNGVVGDLQGQLDDLQPSALDKFKAKRKVNKASAKAQGKAQDAIDSLQDAWDKLDANPSWITKLKWKRKAKKAEKKAQKLVKKAQKKFK; via the coding sequence ATGATCCGGAAAATCGCACGCCCGATGCTCGCTTCGGTCTACGTGATCGACGGTGTCGAGACCCTGCTGAACCCGGCTGGCCACAAGGACAGCTCGGACAGCGTTCTGAAGAAGTTGCGCGCGGTCACCCCGCGCGAATACCGCGGCTTTTTGCCGAAGAGCCCGGAGACCGCCGCTCAGATTGTCGGCGCCACCAAGGCCGGTGCTGGCGCATCCTTCGCCATCGGCAAGTTCCCGCGCCTGTCCGCTGCCCTGCTCGCGGCGACCGCGCTGCCGACCATCGCTGGCCGCCACGCTTTCTGGGAGGCCGAGGACGATGACGAGAAGGCTCGCCGCCGCACCGGCGCGCTGACGGACCTCGGCCTGGCCGGCGGCGTGCTGCTGGCCACGGTTGACACCGCCGGCAAGCCGGACATGAAGTGGCGCGCCCAGCACGCGGCACAGACTGCGCAGAAGAACGTCAAGCAGGCGCTGCCGACCAAGTCCGAGACCGAGAAGGCCTGGAACAAGGCGTCTGACTGGTTCTCCGACACCACCGACCAGGTCACCGACTACGTTGACGACAACAAGGGCGACTGGAAGAAGAAGGCCTCCAAGGCGGGCGACGCTGCCAACGACTGGTTGGGCGACGCCAAGAAGCAGGCTTCCCACTTCCTGTCCGACGCGGGTGACTGGCTGGACGACGCAGCTGAAAAGGCCTCCGAGAAGGCCGAGGACACCTACGACGACCTGAAGCCGTCCAAGATCCAGCAGTTCAAGGCCAAGCGCAAGGTCAACGGCGTCGTCGGCGACCTGCAGGGCCAGCTGGATGATCTTCAGCCGTCCGCGCTGGATAAGTTCAAGGCGAAGCGCAAGGTGAACAAGGCTTCCGCCAAGGCTCAGGGCAAGGCCCAGGACGCGATCGACTCCCTGCAGGATGCATGGGACAAGCTCGACGCCAACCCGTCCTGGATTACCAAGCTGAAGTGGAAGCGCAAGGCCAAGAAGGCTGAGAAGAAGGCGCAGAAGCTGGTGAAGAAGGCGCAGAAGAAGTTTAAGTAA